A stretch of DNA from Gambusia affinis linkage group LG24, SWU_Gaff_1.0, whole genome shotgun sequence:
GCATTCACACCAACCCAACGGTTCAGTTATTAATCtgaataataattcagattaatccaactagagttggattaaagcggaCTGATCGGTGCCTAAGTGTCTCACCCTGGATCCACAGAGAGCTGCTATTTCCTCAAAAGGAGCCGTCTGAAACCTCTCCACCACctccatcctcttcctcctctcctcctcctccacgcCTCCTCTAtcctctaaaagaaaaacaatgtctcaaatAAACAGAGAACCAAATGAAAACCACATGCAGGTAAAAGGCAGCGGTTTACCGATGGTGTTCTTCAGCGTCTCAAAGGTGATCTGCTCAGTCTGAGGTTTCTGTGGAGCAGAGAGTGAAACTAAATCAACGTTCAGATGAACAGATGAAGTTACAGATAGAATCAAACCTGAGGATCAGCGCTGGACTCCTGGTCCATGGCGATCTGGAGGGAGATGGTGTCTGCGATACTCATCTTCCTGGACAGACGGTCTTCATCTGGAACAAAACTAAAGTCAGAGAACTAAAAATCACAGGCCGACTTTCACACTAAACATTTCCTGTCTAAGAAAATCCTGAAACGAGTTTGTTTACAGGTGAGGAGTGTTTACCGATCAGCTGAGGAGTGTAAGGCGTGTTGAGGCGTTCACACTGTGCGCTGTAGCTGCTTCCTGTCAGCGCCTCGCCGATCTTGGACTGGACAAACAGGAGATCTTTGTCCACCTTCAGATCCCCGTTTGGGATCCTGACAGaccaaatcaatcaatcaatcaatactTCTTCCAATCCAACCGGACGTCGTCTGATGGGCTTGTTTTGGTACCTGGGTTGGTCACGCAAAACGCTTTCAGGCAGCAGGTGTGGCGCCCCCTTCTGTCGACTCTCTATGACCTGCAGAAATATAAAACTAGAGTAGAAATGCTGAACAAACCTTCACTTCTTATTTCTACGCTCTGATCACCTGAGTGACGTGCTGATGGAGGGGCGGCGGCGGGCCGATCTGCGACAGAACGTGGAGGGCGGCGGCGCAGACGGCGTGAAGACTGCAGCGGTTCAAAACAGACAGACTCTCCTGATTGGACACGCCCATTTCCTGAGCAGCCAATCACAGAAGAGTCCATGAGAGAGGACGACAGCAACATGGAGACCCGCCAGGTGATGTGAGCTCACCTGCAGAGCCAGGATGAGTCGGATCAGGTCCACCAGAACCTCCTCACTGACCAGTTCCACACTGAGGACAACCAGTAAGATGAAGAGCGCCTGGTAGTGGCTCGGCCCGTTGGACTCCTCCTTACAGGCCAGGAAGACGTGTCTGTAGAGCCGCTGGGCGTgctgcacagcagaaacacaaaaaccttcAACAGTCCCGGCTTCTCTTCCTggtttttatctctttattatcttcttttctttgtaatGTAATGAATTTTGTTGAGCTTCTGTACAATAACAATGAAAATCATCCAGATCCTAAATGTCTGCCGAACATGAACACTGTGATCATCATCCTCACCTTCCTGATGAACAGGTTGTCCTGTCGGGAGCATCTGTCCTCCTTCTGCTCCAGAACCGACACGTCAAACGTCACACTGTCCAcaaacaaccaaccaatcaaCAGCAAGTCCAATTCTGCCGCTTCATTGGCTAATTCAAGCTGGTTCCATGCGTCTGCCACTAGATGGCGGTGTTCGGCATGCCGTTCCTGACCTGACGGCGGTGATCCTGGCTGCGTTGTGACGGCGGTCGATGAGCGAGGTGAGGATGGACAGAACCAGCAGGCGGATCTCCGGGTCGTCCATCAGGATGAAGGACAGCAGCGGCTCCAGGAAGGAGGAGGGCAGCGCGGTCAGCAGGTTGCTGCTGTCGTAGCGCTCCGAAACCTGAACAGTAACCACATTTGATTATTTATACATTATTGATTTGTCATTGTAGTGCTATCACCTGATTGTTTAgtgaactaaataaatatattaaaaatgaataaataacatttatttatttaaacatggcTCCCCACCTGCAGCAGAGACTTCAGCAGCATCACCTGGATCATCCTGCTGCCTTCAAACCTGAAACACAGGCTCTGTTACTGGTCGTCATGGTAACGACTGGATGGGACAGGGAGGGGGAAGTTTACCCGGCGTTCGGAGAGCCCAGGGCCGGGTAGATGCCCGGGACTGGAATTTTCCCCATGATGAACagcatgacctctgacctctggtagACAGGAAGTGTGTTGGCAAAGGATCCTGCAGCAGCACAAATTaaacttcaattaaaaaatcatttaatgtttaaaataataatttacataaaaatcagatcaggtgattttatttttaatcccggttctgacccggttctgaccgaTGGTTTTGATGACGGCGTCCTGCAGCATTTTCTCATGAAACGAcgtggttttgtgttttctggcGTTGTCATAGTAACCAGTCAGCTGGTAGTCGACGCTCTGCCTGAGCTGCCGCAGCAACGTGTTGAACACCTCCAACACGGTGGGACCTGCAGCACGGAGCAGAAAACCGTCAGACAAGAGAAcctggtccggtccggtcctgtccggttctggttctggctcaCCTACAGATCCAGTGGCTTCGATCACAGCTGCCTCAGACAGAACCTCCACGATCCCGGCCCGGACGGATGCCGGACTCCTGCTGTTGGCGTCCAGGTGacccagcagctgctggatgaCCAGGTGGGAGTGCTGGGACTGAAAACACATCATTTGGTCACAGCAGCGCCACCCGGTGGAAACACAGCGACACGGCGGAGCGGTTCTGCTGACCTGGATGGAGAACATGATGATCTGGAAGCAGCGAACAGCAAAGCCTCCTCCTTCCCACAGGCTGCGGCTGTCCAGGTGCCTGGAAGCACACCTGACCCTCAGAGACACTTCCTGTCCCAACGCTAACGCTAACGCTAATGCTAACACACCTGCGCTCTGGGAATAAGATCCACACAGTTTACCAGAAACAAGTTCAGATTTTCTTGATTCAGATACattaaatcagagaaaatattttatttaaaaaaatggagaaactgaaacatccaaaaactaaattttgttcttgttcaaatatcttagatcaattgaaataagacagtTATATCCAGCAGTAATTGTTAGCCAACAATTCTGGAATATTGATAAACAGTAATGGTAGATTATTTATATTGTgtaacatttttccatgttatcagtgaaataatctgccaatagaagtAAAACTTTaggtaagttagttttgtcttatttctagttAGTCAagatatttggtaagattttgtatttttgcaatttgaggttttataaatataaaaataaagaggttTTCACATTAATAAAGACATTATATCCTACAGATAAACTTTTTAAGTTTCCAATTCATCTTGGATCAGTAAATCTCTCCTCAGCTCGACTCACCACTTCACAAAAACTGAATACGACCcataaaattaagtaaattaaagaaataaaacactcatGTTGGTGTCAGTTTGTTGCTTTTGGAACGACTGACATTGCTAGCTGCAGTTTAGCCTGAAGCTGACCtctaaaaacatgacagtaaCTCAAGTTTTACGTCTTTCTAaccagaaaacatgaaactaaTTTGCTGATCTAGCAGGAAAATGATCTTAATAGAAGAAATGTTGCTGATCTGGTCAGTGAGTTTCATTCTCACATGAGGACGGGTCGGATGGCGTTGTTGATGTGTCCGTATGCGGCTCGGCCCAGCAGCTCTCTGAAGCACACCTCCGTCTGCTCAGCAGGAGAACCGCTGCAGGCAAACACATTCACTGATTCATCCTGATGAAACATTCACTGATTCATCCTGATGAAACATTCACTGATTCATCCTGATGAAACATTCACTGATTCATCCTGATGAAACACCAATGAAACCAGAACTGGTGATGCGtctgaacttcctgtttggtcATGGAGGCGGAGTCAGCTCACCTGTCGCCCTGCTCCAGGTTGACCAGCAGGGCGGGGACAATCTGCTCCATGTGCCGCGGCTCCCAGATGTTGACCTGCAGCTTGGTCAGATCCACGTCTTCCTGACCACGCCTTGGTAGCCGCCGCTTGGTTCAAACACATGCCAATCTCTGAACCACAGAAAGTCACGTTTGTTCATCCGCAGAGATCCTCAGAACTGTCTTTAAAATTAAGATTCGTTTGgctcatttgaataattttttttgcagtttttcacagcagaaacagtAAAAGTTTCATGTAAAGCATTTGGAAACTGACTTGATCCGAGTGTCGGGGTCTTCGTGGTCAGTGTGACACATTTCACTGAACCGAGACACGAAGAAGTCGTAGCTGCGATGATACGAAGGCGTGTCCTCCTCAATGTTCGCAAACTTcacaaactgcaacaaaacaaacacaaaacatcaaaacaagatagaaacattcagtttcattttaatattcaaacaTGCTTTGCTTCATGTTTCCTGGCTGATTTCATCCAAACAATcaatttaccagaaaaagaatagtttaagtttaaaaacaacaaatctaaatATCCTGTCAGATTCCTAATTCTGTatcaaaatcagaataaaaaaacaaacattctcaGATTTATGTTAATTATATTGTtagtaaatgaaaatatttaaacaactgTTTCTTCTTATTTGGTGTGTTTGAGTTTGAAGACAAAATTTGCCtgatgaagaacaaacatttctgattctgagaaaaaagaTCTGAGAAAAGTCAACAGTTTAagacaaaagtcaaaattatgagaaaaaaaaatcctgaaaaaaaaatgtttgccttCTGAGAAAGGTGAaaatttagcaataaaaaaaaaaaaaggtcaaaattctgaaaaaccAGCACCGTgatctttttgaaaaaagaatgCAGATCTGAATTAACATTTATCGTAATGGCATTTGTAAAAGCTGATTAAAGCTGATTCATGCGGTGTGTGTTCCAGGTGTGTGTTCGTACGGAGCCGGTGGCCAGGATGTGCAGGTGCGGCCTGTCGGCACCTCAGCACCATGGCGAGTCCTCGAGGAAACTTCTCCACTGTGCGCTTGATGCTTTGGCTCTGCAGCAGTGGCGCATATGCTCTGTGCCGCGACATACCGCTCAGCAACAGCCGCTTTAACAGGGCGCTGACTGCTAAATATTCCCAGActggttctgtggttctggaAGCCCAGAATGCGGTGGTTCCAGCTCTCTGGTCAGGCGGCTGGAAACAGGGTGAAAGCGATCCTGTCCAGCACCAAAGCGCCGACAGAAGCCAAGAAAGGCCGCTATCCATGTTGGCCAGCTTGA
This window harbors:
- the LOC122827068 gene encoding protein EFR3 homolog B-like, giving the protein MEQIVPALLVNLEQGDSGSPAEQTEVCFRELLGRAAYGHINNAIRPVLMHLDSRSLWEGGGFAVRCFQIIMFSIQSQHSHLVIQQLLGHLDANSRSPASVRAGIVEVLSEAAVIEATGSVGPTVLEVFNTLLRQLRQSVDYQLTGYYDNARKHKTTSFHEKMLQDAVIKTIGSFANTLPVYQRSEVMLFIMGKIPVPGIYPALGSPNAGFEGSRMIQVMLLKSLLQVSERYDSSNLLTALPSSFLEPLLSFILMDDPEIRLLVLSILTSLIDRRHNAARITAVSVTFDVSVLEQKEDRCSRQDNLFIRKHAQRLYRHVFLACKEESNGPSHYQALFILLVVLSVELVSEEVLVDLIRLILALQEMGVSNQESLSVLNRCSLHAVCAAALHVLSQIGPPPPLHQHVTQVIESRQKGAPHLLPESVLRDQPRIPNGDLKVDKDLLFVQSKIGEALTGSSYSAQCERLNTPYTPQLIDEDRLSRKMSIADTISLQIAMDQESSADPQKPQTEQITFETLKNTIEDRGGVEEEERRKRMEVVERFQTAPFEEIAALCGSRTSLLQSKLDRVFDLIVRPPPSPSGQPSQRSTPVYEMKFPDLCVY